A part of Pectinophora gossypiella chromosome Z, ilPecGoss1.1, whole genome shotgun sequence genomic DNA contains:
- the LOC126380775 gene encoding nostrin: MNRENVSNKIAAGMDRWQNTLEDMINLRSSNNQVFKDNYWAQNGFDELRRYVKQGSDFSKELAAILQERVEAENYYSKCLAKLGTKLSKACKESVGSCAEAWKHVAIEMEKRAEIHRSYSSALADELVKPMKHVIDNQLKLRKKIEGNVDKTTRTLTEWRTAEAKSKKQSHAAARENEKLQDATLEIRGISRSSSVGHIPHAHSILSAARAERLNNATSERDAAKLKVKKRKTEDAVKKTEVEYYNVCVQAERARLEWESSVVKGAGMLESLEEERLAQLKTCADCYLQLTAAVPPQLAETTNLLVGPIKNANANMDMRVVRGVRSVPAGASEQLLPDFYCEHTTLAMNRERRKQALLKILQLVKQDIDRERKSKQGLEKLSMAIKQTPTFGTDDSQQNVADKLYHMRSMLTYLEAVRYKITSSLNELDSRPTPQHPLASHIQIIRDKQGQQHSILKVPPWLQADYQSEVNKNLQPNYTALTKSVNGGGEERERRDSIMSRASSKLRIEHLSFRRNTEHKSAPATPVCSELPTPPIKTPTPEVLPPPESPLDWSERGAGDGLSNQQDSDFDEFSSQSDSSTDLTDMMKNENGEVPAPAQSIGKCRALYTYEARLNDELTLSPGDIINIHEKQDDGWWSGDLNGSFGIFPSSYVEEITTCI; the protein is encoded by the exons ATGAACCGCGAGAACGTCTCCAACAAGATCGCTGCCGGCATGGACCGATGGCAGAATACATTGGAAGACATGATAAATCTCCGGTCCTCCAACAACCAAGTATTTAAGGACAATTACTGG GCTCAGAACGGTTTCGATGAGCTCCGTCGTTATGTGAAGCAAGGCAGTGATTTCAGCAAGGAGCTAGCTGCTATACTTCAAGAAAG GGTAGAAGCAGAGAACTACTACTCGAAATGTCTAGCGAAACTTGGCACCAAGTTGAGCAAAGCATGCAAGGAGAGCGTCGGGTCCTGCGCAGAGGCATGGAAGCATGTCGCCATAGAGATGGAGAAAAGAGCTGAAATTCATAG GTCATATTCCAGTGCTTTAGCCGATGAACTTGTGAAGCCAATGAAACACGTCATTGACAACCAACTTAAGCTTAGGAAGAAG ATTGAAGGTAACGTGGACAAGACTACGCGGACCCTCACAGAATGGCGGACGGCGGAAGCCAAGTCCAAGAAACAGTCACACGCGGCAGCACGGGAGAACGAGAAACTACAAGACGCCACCCTCGAGATTAG GGGTATATCTCGTAGTTCGAGTGTAGGACACATCCCACACGCACATTCTATTTTGAGTGCGGCTCGCGCCGAGCGGCTCAACAACGCTACGAGCGAGCGAGACGCCGCCAAGCTCAAGGTCAAGAAGAGGAAGACAGAAGATGCTGTTAAGAAGACTGAAGTCGAGTATTACAATGTCTGCGTGCAAGCTGAACGCGCCAG GTTAGAATGGGAGTCAAGCGTGGTGAAAGGCGCAGGGATGTTGGAATCTCTCGAGGAGGagaggttagcccagctgaagACATGCGCCGACTGTTACCTGCAGCTGACTGCAGCCGTGCCGCCCCAGCTGGCTGAG ACGACAAACCTACTAGTGGGCCCGATAAAGAATGCAAATGCGAACATGGACATGCGTGTGGTTAGAGGAGTGCGCTCAGTACCCGCGGGCGCCAGTGAACAACTGCTACCAGACTTCTACTGCGAACACACTACCCTCGCCATGAACAGGGAGCGGCGTAAACAG gCACTACTAAAGATACTTCAATTAGTAAAACAAGATATCGACAGAGAGCGCAAATCTAAACAAGGACTCGAGAAACTATCTATGGCGATAAAACAGACGCCGACGTTCGGCACCGACGACTCACAACAAAACGTAGCGGATAAACTGTATCAT atgaGATCAATGCTAACTTACTTAGAGGCAGTAAGGTACAAAATCACATCAAGTTTGAACGAGTTAGACAGCAGGCCCACACCACAACACCCTCTCGCGAGTCACATACAAATAATTAGAGACAAACAAGGACAACAACACAGCATACTTAAA GTACCGCCGTGGCTGCAAGCGGATTACCAAAGCGAAGTAAACAAGAACCTTCAGCCAAACTATACAGCGCTAACCAAAAGCGTGAACGGTGGAGGGGAGGAGAGAGAAAGACGGGATTCCATCATGAGCAGGGCATCAAGCAAGCTGCGCATCGAGCACCTGTCGTTTAGGAGGAACACGGAGCATAAGAGTGCGCCGGCGACCCCCGTGTGTTCGGAACTGCCGACGCCGCCGATCAAGACGCCCACTCCTGAGGTACTGCCGCCTCCAGAGAGTCCGCTGGACTGGAGCGAGCGCGGCGCCGGAGACGGACTGTCCAATCAACAAGACAGCGACTTCG ATGAATTCTCCTCACAAAGTGATAGTTCGACAGACCTGACGGATATGATGAAGAATGAGAATGGCGAGGTTCCAGCGCCGGCGCAGTCCATAGGAAAATGTCGAGCCCTGTACACGTATGAGGCGCGGCTTAACGACGAGCTCACACTGTCTCCAG GGGACATAATCAACATCCACGAGAAACAAGACGACGGGTGGTGGTCGGGGGACCTCAACGGGTCTTTCGGTATCTTCCCCTCGTCGTACGTTGAAGAGATCACCACATGTATATGA